The stretch of DNA TCGCACTCGTGGGATCGCTGCAGAGCCCCGTCTACTCATCGGTGAAGGCCGCGCTCGTCGGCCTGACCAAGGGCCTCGCAGTTCGTTACGCCACGGACGGCATCCGGGTGAACTCCATCTGTCCGTCGATGGTCGCCACCCCGATGCTCTACAACGACTTCATGAAGTCCGACGGCCGGTTCACCAAAGAGGAGACCGAGGCGCGCTTCGTGTCGGCCATCCCGATGGGGCGCCCCGGCAGGCCCGAAGAGATCGCACACGCCGCGCTCTGGCTGCTCTCAGACGACGCGTCGTTCGTCACCGGCATCGCGATGCCAGTCGACGGCGGCCTGGTCGCTCGCTGAACCTGGTCCCGCGTCGACCGAGCCTCACCACTCGGTCGGCGCGGCGCCGCGGATGGTGATGGGGCCGTCATGCCGGGCAACACCCCGGAACGACGGCCCCATTACCACGGGTGCGCGCTGCCCTCGGTACCGAACTCACGCCCCGACATCCGCGGCGGTCGGACCATGACATTCGCCGACACTCAGCCCGCGAGTTCCTGCTCTCGCTCGCTGAGTTGTTCCTCCAGTCGCTTGAGATGGGCCGACATCTGCGTGATCGCGGCCTCCGCGTCTCGTTCCCGCAGACTGGCCACGAACTGTCGACGCATCTCCCCGACATTCGTCAACGGCCGCGGACTCACGCGTGTTATGCGCGCCTGCACGACGCTGGCGAGCGAGTTCATGAGCATGACGAGCACTTCGTTGTGCGTGGCCTCCGCGAGGAGCGTGTAGAAGTGCGTGATCCGGATCGTTCTAGTGCTGCCGACCTCTTCGATCGAGTCCGTGTACCGCTCCACCTTCGCGATGTCCTCGTCGAGCCGCACGAAGTCCTCCTCCGTCGCGCGCTCACAGACGAGACGAATCACATCGGAGGTCAAGAGGATTCGAGCTTCCAGAAGGCTCTCCGACGAGAGCGCCCCCAAGGACGCGAGGTCATTCACGGCGCGTGTGACGACGGCCGGGTCGCCGGGCCTGATGAACACACCGCCGTTGACACCCGGCCTGGACTCGACCATGCCGCTCATCTCGAGGCCACGGAGTGCTTCACGGACACCCTGCCGGCTGACTCCGAAGATCTCCGCCATGTCGCGCTCGGCGGGCAGCCGTCCACCCGGTTTGATCCGTCCCTCGGTGACGGCGGCCCGGATCTGCTCCGAGACGTGTTCGAACCCTCGACGCGGCTTCACTCGAGTGAAGAGCGGAGTGTCGTCACCGCTCAACGACTCGAACGAATCACCAGCGGACTGCACCTTATCGGCCATGTTCCCTCCCCAATCGGTAGTGGCCCGCCTCGGACACGGAGCGCTCATTGAGTTTCACGCCATCGTACCGCGAATAACCCTTTGGTCAAACCGTTGATCCACCCGGCGATATCATCATGAGGTCACAACCCGGACTCGCCCCGTCGTTCCTTTGGACAGACTGTCACGATTGGATTACGCTCACTCACCGAACGGGGGTCAGGGTCTTCGGGCCAAGACAAATCTCTCCCGCGGTCGCGCACGTGGCCGCCGACAGAAGGACATACGCATGCTCTCCAGCGCCCGCAAGCGCTTGACCGCTGGTGTCGTCGCGTTGGCTGCTGCCGTCGCGGGCACCGCCGTGGCAGTCGCACCCGCACCGCGGGCCCAGGCCGCAGGCGACGTCGAACAGGTCTACTCGGCCTCGATGCACCGCAACATCCCGGTGAAGATCGTCGACGGCGGGGGCCGGGGCGCCAAGCCGACCCTCTACATGCTCGACGGCCTGCGCGCCCCGAACAACACCAGCGGCTGGCTGCAGAACACCCGCGTCGACAGCTGGATGGTCGGCAAGGGCACCAACGTCGCCATCCCGTTCGGCGGCGCGGGCAGCTTCTACACCAACTGGGAGAAGCGCGACCCGAAGCTCGGCCTCAACAAGTGGGAGACGTTCCTGACCAAGGAACTCCCCGCTTACATGAAGAAGCGCCACAACAGCGACAACCGTCGCAACGGCATCGCCGGTCTGTCGATGTCCGGTACCGCGGCGCTGAACCTGGCCTCGCGTCACCCGAACTTCTACAAGGCCGTCGCGTCGTTCAGCGGTTACCCGACCGTCACGATGCCGGGCTTCGGCCAGGGCATCCAGGCGTCCGTCATGGAGATGGGCGGCAACCCGGTCAACATGTGGGGCATCTGGCCCGCCGGCGAGTGGGCCGCCAACGACCCGTTCCTGACCGCCGGCAACCTCGCGGGTCACCGCGTCTACGTCTCGTCCGGCACCGGCATGGGCTCCAAGTACGACTCGTCGATCACCCCGGGCAGCGGCAACTTCAACGCCACCAAGTTCGCGCAGATGGTTCCGCTCGAGGTCGCCGCATCGGCCAGCTCGCAGATGTACATCGCTCGCCTCGCCACCGTTCCCGGCGTCAAGGTGACCACTCACATCACGCCCGACGGCGCGCACTGGTGGGACTACTGGCAGGAGAACTTCAAGCACGCGTGGACGAGCACCTTCCGTCCGGCGTTCTTCTAGGGGTCTCGACTCCGGTCGACCAGCAGGCAGACACCGCGGTCGGTGTCCCGTTCCCGGGACACCGACCGCGGTTCTTTCTGTCCGATGCGCCACGTCCGCACACACCTTGTCACCACCCACGGCTACGCTGAGACGCGTGGGTACCGGACAGCACATTCTGACTCGTAAGACGCCGTCGGCGATGTTCCTCGTGATGACGATCGACGACGGCGGTGAGGACGCCGTCCGCGAGGCTCTCACCGGGCTGTCGGGCATTGTGACCACGGTGTCCTCACGTGTCCCCGAGGCCACGCTGTCGGCGGTCGTCGGCATCGGCTCGGCCGCATGGGACCGCCTGTTCTCCGGCCCCCGACCCGCCGAGCTGCATCCGTTCATCGAACTGACCGGCGAGGTCCACACGGCCCCGTCGACGCCGGGCGACATCCTCCTGCACATCAAATCCGACCGGCAGGATCTGGCCTTCGAGGTCGGCCGCCTGTGGACCGCGTCGCTCGGCGATGCCGTCACCACCGTCGACGAGGTCCACGGCTTCCGATACTTCGACATGCGCGACCTCATCGGGTTCGTCGACGGCACCGAGAATCCGACCGGCGACGACGCCGTCGCCGCGATCCTCGTCGACGCCGAAGACCCCGACTTCGCCGGCGGCAGCTACGTCGCGATCCAGCGGTACGTCACCGACTTCACATCGTGGAACGCCCTCCCGGTGCCCGATCAGGAGGCGGCGATCGGTCGCAGCAAGGTCGAGAACATCGAGTTCGACGACGATGTGAAGCCCACGAACTCGCACATCGCGCTCAACGTCATCGAGGACGCGAACGGCGAAGAGCTCGATATCGTGCGGGACAACATGCCCTACGGCGACATCGCGGGCGACCGCGAGAAAGGCACCCTCTTCATCGCGTACTCCAAGACACCCGCCATCACCGAGCAGATGCTGCGAAACATGTTCATCGGCGAGCCGGAGGGCAACCACGACCGACTCCTCGACTTCACCACCGCGGTGACCGGCACCCAGTTCTTCGCGCCGACCACCGAGTTCCTCGACGATCCGCCGCCGGCGCCCGACACGCAGATCCCGCAGACACCCGCTGCCACGGACACGTCCGACGGCTCCCTGGGCATCGGCCGCCTCCGTTGAGCGCCACGATCGAACTTCCCCCGACGAAAGGACATCGAAAATGAGTAATCTGCACCGCGACCTGGCTCCGATCTCGGCCGCCGCCTGGACCGAGATCGAAGAGGAGGCAGGACGCTCGTTCAAACGCAACGTCGCCGGACGTCGCATCGTCGACGTCAAGGGGCCGCTCGGCCTCGACACCGACTCGGTGACTGTCGGACACCGCACCAAGATCGACTCCCCCGCCGACGGCATCACCGCGTATCTGCGCACCGCACAGCCCCTCGTCGAGCTGAAGGTTCCGTTCACGGTGACCCGCGAATCGATCGACGACGTCGAACGCGGCGCCGCGGACGCCGACTGGGACCCCGTGGTCAAGGCCGCGCGCGAACTCGCACTCGCCGAAGACCGCGCGATCTTCGCCGGTTATCCGGCCGCGCAGATCACCGGACTCGGTGCGGGCGCGACCACTGTCGCCCTTCCCGAGGACATCCGCACCTACCCCGACGCGCTCAGCCAGGCCATGAACAAGCTGCGCCTGAACTCGGTCGACGGCCCGTACTCGCTGGCGCTGTCGGCGGATCTGTACGCGCGGGTCAATGAGACCTCCGACCACGGGTACCCGGTGCGCGAACACCTGCGCCGCATCCTCGGCGACGGCGAGATCGTCTGGGCCCCGGCGATCGACGGCGCCTACCTGGTGTCCACCCGCGGCGGCGACTTCGAGTTCACCATCGGCCAGGACGTGTCCATCGGCTACGACTCGCACGACGCCGACGTCGTCAACCTGTACTTCACCGAGTCGTTCACCTACCTCACGTACACGCCGGAGGCCGCCATCGCACTGCGCTGACGGCCGGGACGAAAACCGCTCGTCCCACCCGCCGCGGGACGTATAGAGTCGACGGAGTGCTCATCCGCCTGCTTCGTACGTACCTGGCCGGGTACAGACGATTCATCATCGCCGTCGTCGCGCTTCAACTGATCGCGACGGCGGCGATGCTGTATCTGCCGACCCTCAACGCCGACATCATCAACAACGGCGTCGCCACCGGCGACACCGGTTACATCCTGTCGACGGGCGGATGGATGCTGCTCGTCTCGCTGGCGCAGATCGTCTGCTCGGTCGCGGCCATGTACGCGGGCGCGCAGGCCTCCCTCGGCGCCGGGCGCGACATCCGCCACGACCTGGTGCATCGGGTCAACGAGTTCTCCGGACGTGAAGTCGGGAGGTTCGGCGCACCGTCGTTGATCACCCGGACCACCAACGACGTCCAGCAGGTTCAGCTGCTCGCGGTCATGTCGATCTCGATCCTGGTGACCGCACCGATCATGGGTGTCGGCGGCATCGTGATGGGCATGTACGAGGCGTTCTCGATCTCGTGGCTGCTGGCCGTGGCCGTGCCGGTCCTCGGCCTCACGATGGGTCTGATCATCGCCCGGATGATCCCCGCGTTCCGTTCCATGCAGACCCGCATCGACAGTGTGAACCGGGTGATGCGCGAGCAGATCACCGGCATCCGCGTGGTCCGCGCCTTCGTCCGCGAACGCCACGAGACGGCCCGCTTCGGCGTCGCCAACGACAGCCTCGCCGACGCCACTCTGCGCGTCGGGCGGATGATGGCCGTGATGTTCCCGGCCGTCATGCTCATCACCAACCTCACCCTGGTGGCCGTCCTCTGGTTCGGCGGGCACGCGGTCGGCGACGGCAGCGTCGAGATCGGCTCGCTGACCGCCATGATCAGCTACGTCATGCAGATCATGATGTCGGTGATGATGGCCTCGTTCCTGGCGATCATGGCCCCGCGCGCAGGTGTCTGCGCCGAACGCATCTGCGAGGTCCTCGACACCGAGTCGTCCGTGCACTCCCCCGCGGTCGCCGTCGCGCAGACCGACGATCCCGCGGTCATCGAGTTCGACGACGTCGAGTTCCGCTATCCGGGCGCCGACGACGCCGTCCTCAATCACATCTCGTTCGCCACCCGGCCGGGCACCACGACCGCCGTCGTCGGATCGACCGGATCGGGTAAGACCACCCTGGTCAACCTGATCCCGCGCCTGATCGACGCCACTGCGGGCACCCTGCGCATCGGCGGAGTCGACGTCCGCGACCAGGATCCCGATCGGCTGCGTGCGAGCATCGGTCTCGTCCCGCAGCGCCCCTACCTGTTCTCCGGAACCGTCGCCAGCAATCTCCGCCACGGCGATCCCGACGCGACGGACGAGCAGTTGTGGGAAGCTCTCGAGACCGCGCAGGCCGCCGACTTCGTGCGCGCCATGCCCGACGGCCTGGACACCGCGATCGCGCAGGGCGGCACCACGGTGTCCGGTGGACAGCGCCAGCGCCTGGCCATCGCTCGGGCACTCGTCCGCAGGCCCGCCGTCTACGTCTTCGACGACTCGTTCTCGGCGCTCGACCTGCAGACCGATGCGAGACTCCGCGCCGCACTGGTCCCGGCGACCCGAGACGCGGCGATGATCGTCGTCGCGCAGCGCATCTCCACCGTGACCTCCGCCGACCAGATCGTCGTCCTCGACCAGGGCACGATCGTCGGACTCGGCACTCACGAAGAACTCCTCGCCTCGTGCGAGACGTACGCCGAGATAGCCGAGTCCCAGCTGGCGATCGGAGCCGCGCAATGACCCGCCCGGGAGCACCCGGCGCGCCGGGCATGGAGAAGCCCCACTCCTTCGGGCCGTCGCTCAAACGGCTGATCCGCCAGCTCGGCGCGTACCGCGGCATGATGACCGTCGTCCTGATCACGATCGTGGGATCCGTCGCCCTCAACGCCTACACGCCGCGTGTTCTCGGCGACGCCACCAACGAGCTGTTCGACGGCGTCATCGGTTCGCAGTTGCCCGCGGGTCTCACCAAAGATCAAGCGGTTCAAGGCCTTCGCGACTCCGGCCACGGCACCTTCGCCGACATGGTCTCGGCGATGGACGTGACTCCCGGACAGGGCATCGACTTCTCCGCGGTCGGCCGCATCCTCGGGCTGGTCCTGATCCTGTACGTCGCCGCGGCACTTCTCGGCTGGCTCGGCGCCTTCCTGCTCAACAAGGTCGTCGTCGGGACCATCACCGGCCTGCGAGCCCGTATCGAGGGGAAGATCCACCGACTGCCGCTCAAGTTCTACGACGAGTCGGCCCGCGGCGATCTCCTCTCTCGCGTCACCAACGATCTCGACAATCTGTCGCAGTCGCTGCAGCAGACCATCAGTCAGTTCCTCAACTCGGTGCTCATGGTGATCGCGATCCTGATCATGATGTTCTCGATCTCACCGGTCCTCTCGCTGATCGCCATCGCCACCGTGCCGCTCGCCGCGATCGCCACCGGGCTCATCGCCAAGCGCTCCAAACCGCACTTCGTCGGACAGTGGTCGTCGACCGGGGCGCTCAACGCACAGATCGAGGAGGCGTTCACCGGCCACGAACTGGTCAAGGCGTTCGGGCGACGCAACGAGGTCGAGGCCGCCTTCGACGACCGCAACGAGAAGCTCTACGAATCGTCGTGGCGCGCCCAGTTCATCTCGGGCATCATCATGCCGACGATCATGTTCTTGGGGAACCTGAACTATGTCGCCGTCGCCGTGGTCGGCGGGCTCCGCGTCGCGTCCGGCAGCCTGTCCCTCGGCGAGGTCCAGGCGTTCATCCAGTACTCACGCCAGTTCACCCAGCCGCTCACCCAGATCGGCTCCATGTTCAACCTGATGCAGTCGGGCGTCGCCTCCGCCGAGCGCATCTTCGCCGTCCTCGACGAGGACGAGGAGTCGCCCGATCCGGTCGACGCGCAGACCCCCGCCACCGATTCCGGCCGCATCGTCTTCGACGACGTGTCGTTCCGCTACGTCGACGACGCGCCGCTCATCGAGAACCTCTCGCTGACCGCCGAGTCCGGCGACACCATCGCGATCGTCGGCCCCACCGGTGCGGGCAAGACCACCCTGGTCAACCTCATCCTGCGGTTCTACGAACTCGACGGGGGCACCATCTGGGTCGACGGCGTCGACGCCGCCGCGATGACGCGGGACGACCTCCGCGAACGCACCGGCATGGTGCTGCAGGACTCGTGGCTGTTCGGTGGCACGATCTACGACAACATCGCCTACGGCGACCCGGACGCCCCTCGCGAGGAGGTCCTCGAAGCGGCGAAGATCAGCCACGTCGACCACTTCGTCCGCACTCTCCCCGACGGCTACGAGACGGTGCTCGACGACGAGGGCGGCGGCGTCAGTGCAGGCGAGCGTCAGCTCATCACGATCGCCCGAGCGTTCCTCGCCAAACCGTCGATTCTCATCCTCGACGAGGCCACGAGTTCGGTCGACACCCGGACCGAACTCCTGATCGGGAAGGCCATGGCCAATCTGCGCGCCGATCGCACGAGCTTCGTCATCGCCCACCGTCTGTCGACCATCCGCGATGCGGACACCATCGTCGTCATGGAAGACGGACACATCGTCGAACAGGGCGATCACGATTCGCTGCTGGCGGCGAAGGGCGCGTACTTCCGGCTCTACAACGCCCAGTTCTCGGCCGCGGTGTCCTAGGCCGGAGGCCGGAACCGACTTCACGCCGCAGGCATGGGTTCACGCTCCGTGTCGGACGGAGGGCGCGAGCCCACGCCGCGGGCGTGTTCGGGCGTCTGCTCCGCCCCGACCTTCGCCTTGCGCGCGGCGTTCATCGTCGTCCCCACCGACGCCGCGATCACCGCGGCGATGGCGAGGGCGGGCAGCAGACCGATGGCCTGGTGCAGCAGCGCCAGTCCCGCGAGGGCCGCGATCGCCGGCTCCAGACTGAGCAGGACGCCGAAGACGTGTTCGGGGAGACGACGGAGGGCGCCCTGTTCCAGGGTGTACGGAATCACCGAGCCGAGCAGCGCCGTACCCGCACCGAGCGCGAGAAGACGCCAGTCGTGCATCGCGGGCAACGCCTGCCCCGTGCCGATCGGGAGCAGGACCACCGTCGCGACGACGAGCGCCACCGCCAGACCACCCGATCCCGGCACCGTCCGACTGACGCGAGCACCGGTCAGGATGTAGCCCGCCCAGAACAGTCCCGCGATCAACGCGCAGGCCACACCGACCATGTCGAGCGACGACGCACCGAGCACACTGTCGATGCCCAGCAGTGCCATGCCGACGAACGCCAGACCGACCCACAGCAGGTCACTGCGTCTGCGAGAGAGCACCGAGGACAGGACCAGCGGGCCGAGGAACTCGATCGCCACCGCCGTGCCCAACGGGATCCGCGAGATCGCCGTGTAGAAGAAGCCGTTCATCGCCGCCATCATCACGCCGAACGCGATGATCGCCGCCCACTGGCGTCGACCCCAGCCGCCGATCCGGGGACGAGCGACGACGACCAGCACCCCCGCCGAGATCGCGAGCCGCAGCAGGGTGACGCCCCACGTGCCCATCGCATCGAACAGACCCACCGCGAGGGCCGCGCCGAACTGCAACGACGTACACGAACCCACGATCATCGCCACCGCCGCGCCTGTCCGCCTGCCCTGCGTCGTCTCTGTCACGCGGTCCAGTCTCCGCCACGCGGTAAAGTCAGTCCAGCGAATCTTTCCTACGAATAATCATTAGACGAAGTGATGAATCGAGGCGGCGATGCTGAACGTCACACGGTTGCGCATCCTGCGTGAACTCCACATCCGCGGCACGCTCGCAGCGGTGGCGGACGCGCTCTCGTACACGCCGTCGGCCGTGTCTCAGCAACTGTCGCAGCTCGAACGAGAAGCCGGTGTGCCCCTATTGGAACGGGTCGGTCGCGGTGTCCGTCTCACCGCTCCCGCGGTCGGCCTCGTCGAACACGCCGATGCCGTCATCACTCGGCTCGAACTGGCCGAGGCCGAACTCGCCGCATCGCAGCCCGACGTCCACGGCACGTTATGTGTCGCACTCTTCCAGTCGGTGGTCCTCGAGCTCGCGCCGGCGACGCTCACTCTGCTCGCCGAGCGGCATCCGCGTCTGCGCGTGGAGATCATCCAACGCGACGAGGACCTGGCGACGAGCGGGATGCTGGCGCAGGAGTTCGACGTCGTGCTCGGCGAGGAGTTCCCCGGGCGCCCGCATCCGGTCCGGCCCGACGTCGACCGTCGAGACCTGCTCCGCGACCCGCTGATGCTCGCGCTGCCGTCGCACGGCAGGTGGGCGGATCTGCCGACGACCCTCACCGATCTCGCCGCCGCTCCGTGGGCGCTCGACCCCGCGACGACGGCGATGGGCGCGTGGTCGCGGGACATCTGCCGGAGCGCCGGATTCGAGCCGGACGTCCGCTTCGACACCCCCGATCCGCTGTTGCAGGCGCACCTCGTGCGGACCGGGCACGCCGTCGCGTTGATGCCGTCTCTGCTCGCCGACCGGCATCTGACCGGCACCCGCCTGGTCGCACTGCCCGACGACCCGCACCGCATGCTGTACACCGCCACGCGCCCCGGACGGACCGACCACCCGGCGGTACGCGCGTTCCGCGACGCCCTCGGCGAAGCCGCCGCGGCGATCAACGACCGTGCGGAACAATAGGGCTCGAGAAGGAGGTCCTCGTGCCCGCATCCCGCATCGTGTTGATCCGCGCCGTCAACGTCGGAGGCGCCAAACTCCCCATGGCCCGACTCCGAGAGATCGCCGCCGACCTCGGTGCGAGCGACGTGTCCACGTACATCGCGTCCGGCAACCTGCTCTGCACTCCGCCCGGCGACGCCGATCGCTTCGACCGATCGCTCGAACAGGCGATCGCCGACGAGTTCGGTTACATTCGGGAGGTGATCAGCAGGACGCCGGACGAGGTCGAGACCGCCGTCGCCGCGTTCCCGTTCGGGGAGTCCAGACACGGGCACGTGTACTTCCTCACCGGCACGCCCGACGCCGACGCGGCGGCCGCCTTCTGCGCCACCGACTTCGGGAACGGCGAACGTCTCGCCGTGATCGGCGACGATCTGCACATCGACTATCCCGAGGGAGCGGGCGCCAGCAAGCTCACCCCGGCCAAGATCGCACGCGGACTCGGTGTCACCGGGACCGGCCGCAACCTGCGGACCTGCCGCACCCTCGTCGAACGCGCCCGCGCATGAGCGAGCAGTCACCTCCCCCGGGCGCCGTCGACGCCCGGTTCACCCTGGCGGCCGAGCGCACCCTCCTGGCCTGGTTGCGGACCGCCCTCGGCCTGGTGGCCGCCGGCGTGGCCGTGCTGCACGTGGTCGGCGAGTTCGCCTCACCCGCGCTGCAGACCGCACTCGGAATCGTCCTGATCGTGCTCGGCATCGCATCGGCGGTGGTCGGATCGTGGCGGTGGTACCGCGTGACGCACTCCCTGGAGAACGGCGGACCCATGCCCGCCCCGATCGGGATCTGGCTCCTGATCGGCGGCCTCGTCGTCGTGTCGGTGGCATTCATCTTCGTCCGATGAGCTCCCGGTAACCTCTGAACCCATGAGTGATGCTCCCAAACCTGTCGAGATCTCCACCGACGGCGCCTGCCTCGGCAATCCCGGTCCCGGCGGATGGGGTGCGGTCCTGCGCTACGGCGACGTCGAGAAGGAGCTCTCCGGGGCCGAACCCGACACCACCAACAACCGGATGGAACTGATGGGCGCCATCCAGGCGCTGAACGCGCTGACCAGACCGTCGCACGTCATCCTGTACACGGACTCGAGCTACGTCCGCAACGGCATCACCAAGTGGGTCAACGGCTGGATCAAGAACGGGTGGAAGAACTCCAGCAAGCAGCCCGTCAAGAACATGGACCTGTGGCAGGAACTCCTCGAGGCCGAGAAGCGTCACACCGTCGACTGGCGCTGGGTCAAGGGCCATGCCGGAGACAAGTACAACGAGATCGCCGACACCCTCGCGACGACGGCGGCCCGCACGCTGAAGGGCTGAGCGCCCCGCCCCGTCACACCTCGATCGGCGGATACAGCTGGTCCATCGACATCTGTCGGTTCCGTCTGGCCGCCCACGAGCTGATCGCGACACTGACGACCAGGACTCCCGCAAGCACGATCACCGACGTCCACAATCGGTGATCGACGCCGCCCGAGATCAACTGCCGCAGGCCGGTCACCGCATAGCTCATCGGATCGTAGGGATGCACGATCTGCGCGAGCGTGGCCGTCGTCTCCACCGGGTAGATGCCGCCGGACGCGACGATCTGCACCATGAGGAACGCCAGCGACACCACTCGTCCGACCGCGACCCCGAACACCGCGTTGAACATCTG from Gordonia humi encodes:
- a CDS encoding FadR/GntR family transcriptional regulator is translated as MADKVQSAGDSFESLSGDDTPLFTRVKPRRGFEHVSEQIRAAVTEGRIKPGGRLPAERDMAEIFGVSRQGVREALRGLEMSGMVESRPGVNGGVFIRPGDPAVVTRAVNDLASLGALSSESLLEARILLTSDVIRLVCERATEEDFVRLDEDIAKVERYTDSIEEVGSTRTIRITHFYTLLAEATHNEVLVMLMNSLASVVQARITRVSPRPLTNVGEMRRQFVASLRERDAEAAITQMSAHLKRLEEQLSEREQELAG
- a CDS encoding alpha/beta hydrolase; its protein translation is MLSSARKRLTAGVVALAAAVAGTAVAVAPAPRAQAAGDVEQVYSASMHRNIPVKIVDGGGRGAKPTLYMLDGLRAPNNTSGWLQNTRVDSWMVGKGTNVAIPFGGAGSFYTNWEKRDPKLGLNKWETFLTKELPAYMKKRHNSDNRRNGIAGLSMSGTAALNLASRHPNFYKAVASFSGYPTVTMPGFGQGIQASVMEMGGNPVNMWGIWPAGEWAANDPFLTAGNLAGHRVYVSSGTGMGSKYDSSITPGSGNFNATKFAQMVPLEVAASASSQMYIARLATVPGVKVTTHITPDGAHWWDYWQENFKHAWTSTFRPAFF
- a CDS encoding Dyp-type peroxidase gives rise to the protein MGTGQHILTRKTPSAMFLVMTIDDGGEDAVREALTGLSGIVTTVSSRVPEATLSAVVGIGSAAWDRLFSGPRPAELHPFIELTGEVHTAPSTPGDILLHIKSDRQDLAFEVGRLWTASLGDAVTTVDEVHGFRYFDMRDLIGFVDGTENPTGDDAVAAILVDAEDPDFAGGSYVAIQRYVTDFTSWNALPVPDQEAAIGRSKVENIEFDDDVKPTNSHIALNVIEDANGEELDIVRDNMPYGDIAGDREKGTLFIAYSKTPAITEQMLRNMFIGEPEGNHDRLLDFTTAVTGTQFFAPTTEFLDDPPPAPDTQIPQTPAATDTSDGSLGIGRLR
- a CDS encoding family 1 encapsulin nanocompartment shell protein; this encodes MSNLHRDLAPISAAAWTEIEEEAGRSFKRNVAGRRIVDVKGPLGLDTDSVTVGHRTKIDSPADGITAYLRTAQPLVELKVPFTVTRESIDDVERGAADADWDPVVKAARELALAEDRAIFAGYPAAQITGLGAGATTVALPEDIRTYPDALSQAMNKLRLNSVDGPYSLALSADLYARVNETSDHGYPVREHLRRILGDGEIVWAPAIDGAYLVSTRGGDFEFTIGQDVSIGYDSHDADVVNLYFTESFTYLTYTPEAAIALR
- a CDS encoding ABC transporter transmembrane domain-containing protein; this encodes MLIRLLRTYLAGYRRFIIAVVALQLIATAAMLYLPTLNADIINNGVATGDTGYILSTGGWMLLVSLAQIVCSVAAMYAGAQASLGAGRDIRHDLVHRVNEFSGREVGRFGAPSLITRTTNDVQQVQLLAVMSISILVTAPIMGVGGIVMGMYEAFSISWLLAVAVPVLGLTMGLIIARMIPAFRSMQTRIDSVNRVMREQITGIRVVRAFVRERHETARFGVANDSLADATLRVGRMMAVMFPAVMLITNLTLVAVLWFGGHAVGDGSVEIGSLTAMISYVMQIMMSVMMASFLAIMAPRAGVCAERICEVLDTESSVHSPAVAVAQTDDPAVIEFDDVEFRYPGADDAVLNHISFATRPGTTTAVVGSTGSGKTTLVNLIPRLIDATAGTLRIGGVDVRDQDPDRLRASIGLVPQRPYLFSGTVASNLRHGDPDATDEQLWEALETAQAADFVRAMPDGLDTAIAQGGTTVSGGQRQRLAIARALVRRPAVYVFDDSFSALDLQTDARLRAALVPATRDAAMIVVAQRISTVTSADQIVVLDQGTIVGLGTHEELLASCETYAEIAESQLAIGAAQ
- a CDS encoding ABC transporter ATP-binding protein, with the protein product MTRPGAPGAPGMEKPHSFGPSLKRLIRQLGAYRGMMTVVLITIVGSVALNAYTPRVLGDATNELFDGVIGSQLPAGLTKDQAVQGLRDSGHGTFADMVSAMDVTPGQGIDFSAVGRILGLVLILYVAAALLGWLGAFLLNKVVVGTITGLRARIEGKIHRLPLKFYDESARGDLLSRVTNDLDNLSQSLQQTISQFLNSVLMVIAILIMMFSISPVLSLIAIATVPLAAIATGLIAKRSKPHFVGQWSSTGALNAQIEEAFTGHELVKAFGRRNEVEAAFDDRNEKLYESSWRAQFISGIIMPTIMFLGNLNYVAVAVVGGLRVASGSLSLGEVQAFIQYSRQFTQPLTQIGSMFNLMQSGVASAERIFAVLDEDEESPDPVDAQTPATDSGRIVFDDVSFRYVDDAPLIENLSLTAESGDTIAIVGPTGAGKTTLVNLILRFYELDGGTIWVDGVDAAAMTRDDLRERTGMVLQDSWLFGGTIYDNIAYGDPDAPREEVLEAAKISHVDHFVRTLPDGYETVLDDEGGGVSAGERQLITIARAFLAKPSILILDEATSSVDTRTELLIGKAMANLRADRTSFVIAHRLSTIRDADTIVVMEDGHIVEQGDHDSLLAAKGAYFRLYNAQFSAAVS
- a CDS encoding EamA family transporter, with the translated sequence MTETTQGRRTGAAVAMIVGSCTSLQFGAALAVGLFDAMGTWGVTLLRLAISAGVLVVVARPRIGGWGRRQWAAIIAFGVMMAAMNGFFYTAISRIPLGTAVAIEFLGPLVLSSVLSRRRSDLLWVGLAFVGMALLGIDSVLGASSLDMVGVACALIAGLFWAGYILTGARVSRTVPGSGGLAVALVVATVVLLPIGTGQALPAMHDWRLLALGAGTALLGSVIPYTLEQGALRRLPEHVFGVLLSLEPAIAALAGLALLHQAIGLLPALAIAAVIAASVGTTMNAARKAKVGAEQTPEHARGVGSRPPSDTEREPMPAA
- a CDS encoding LysR family transcriptional regulator, translated to MLNVTRLRILRELHIRGTLAAVADALSYTPSAVSQQLSQLEREAGVPLLERVGRGVRLTAPAVGLVEHADAVITRLELAEAELAASQPDVHGTLCVALFQSVVLELAPATLTLLAERHPRLRVEIIQRDEDLATSGMLAQEFDVVLGEEFPGRPHPVRPDVDRRDLLRDPLMLALPSHGRWADLPTTLTDLAAAPWALDPATTAMGAWSRDICRSAGFEPDVRFDTPDPLLQAHLVRTGHAVALMPSLLADRHLTGTRLVALPDDPHRMLYTATRPGRTDHPAVRAFRDALGEAAAAINDRAEQ
- a CDS encoding DUF1697 domain-containing protein, coding for MPASRIVLIRAVNVGGAKLPMARLREIAADLGASDVSTYIASGNLLCTPPGDADRFDRSLEQAIADEFGYIREVISRTPDEVETAVAAFPFGESRHGHVYFLTGTPDADAAAAFCATDFGNGERLAVIGDDLHIDYPEGAGASKLTPAKIARGLGVTGTGRNLRTCRTLVERARA
- a CDS encoding YidH family protein; translated protein: MSEQSPPPGAVDARFTLAAERTLLAWLRTALGLVAAGVAVLHVVGEFASPALQTALGIVLIVLGIASAVVGSWRWYRVTHSLENGGPMPAPIGIWLLIGGLVVVSVAFIFVR
- the rnhA gene encoding ribonuclease HI, coding for MSDAPKPVEISTDGACLGNPGPGGWGAVLRYGDVEKELSGAEPDTTNNRMELMGAIQALNALTRPSHVILYTDSSYVRNGITKWVNGWIKNGWKNSSKQPVKNMDLWQELLEAEKRHTVDWRWVKGHAGDKYNEIADTLATTAARTLKG